A section of the Desulfitibacter sp. BRH_c19 genome encodes:
- a CDS encoding cation:proton antiporter gives MHVFIIEIVLLILAIVTGIVALSAKDLLASVILFSAFSYFVALIYLIVGAADVAFTEAVIGVVSTVFFVSALNNLKRRCS, from the coding sequence ATGCATGTATTTATTATAGAGATAGTACTTTTGATTTTAGCAATTGTTACAGGCATTGTGGCTTTGAGTGCTAAAGACCTTTTAGCTTCCGTTATCCTCTTTAGCGCCTTTAGTTATTTTGTTGCTCTTATCTATTTGATTGTAGGTGCAGCAGACGTGGCTTTTACTGAAGCTGTTATTGGTGTAGTTTCAACAGTATTCTTTGTGTCGGCCCTCAACAATTTAAAGCGGAGGTGCAGCTAG
- a CDS encoding NADH-quinone oxidoreductase subunit J, translating to MYEFLTNSLIYWLVAILFLLGFFGILANNNYVKKLMAMNIMQVAVIIFFLILGQKLGATLPVLWGADTTVEHYINPLPHALMLTAIVVSLSTTGVALALLMRIQKHYGEIEEDVILRRMNK from the coding sequence ATGTATGAATTTCTTACTAATTCTTTAATTTATTGGCTGGTGGCCATACTTTTCTTGTTGGGCTTTTTTGGAATTCTAGCTAATAATAATTATGTGAAAAAATTGATGGCCATGAATATCATGCAGGTTGCGGTTATCATCTTTTTCTTGATCTTAGGCCAGAAGCTAGGTGCAACTCTGCCTGTTTTATGGGGTGCCGATACTACAGTTGAACACTATATCAATCCACTTCCGCATGCCTTAATGCTGACAGCTATTGTTGTTAGCTTGAGTACTACCGGTGTTGCTTTGGCTCTTTTAATGAGGATTCAAAAGCACTACGGAGAAATAGAGGAAGATGTGATTCTACGGAGGATGAACAAATGA
- a CDS encoding cation:proton antiporter, whose protein sequence is MKILAILFLLSGFFFITVAAIGVLRLPDFYTRLHASGKSETLGMILSFTGLAIYEGFNITGIKFLIIAFFILFANPIGTHIICREAYRCGLKPWMKGD, encoded by the coding sequence GTGAAAATACTAGCTATCTTATTTCTTTTATCTGGCTTTTTCTTTATTACTGTAGCTGCTATTGGAGTTCTCCGTCTTCCCGATTTTTATACACGTTTGCATGCCTCGGGTAAAAGTGAGACTCTAGGGATGATTCTTAGTTTTACGGGGTTGGCTATTTATGAGGGATTTAACATTACGGGTATAAAATTTCTTATTATTGCATTTTTTATTCTATTTGCTAATCCCATTGGTACCCATATTATATGTCGCGAGGCTTATAGATGTGGTCTTAAACCATGGATGAAGGGGGATTAG
- a CDS encoding pH regulation protein F gives MDIFFMGLIVGIGIMVFAMMFRVFQGPSVYDRLNGLGVIGADTILLLILIGYIDKRPDMYVDISLSYAILGFIGLVVIAKYVGGKEI, from the coding sequence ATGGATATTTTTTTTATGGGTTTGATTGTGGGAATTGGAATTATGGTTTTTGCCATGATGTTCCGCGTTTTTCAGGGTCCTAGTGTCTATGACCGTTTAAATGGTCTAGGCGTGATTGGAGCTGATACAATACTCTTATTAATTTTGATTGGTTATATTGACAAACGCCCTGACATGTACGTAGACATTTCCCTTTCCTATGCTATCCTAGGCTTTATAGGTTTAGTCGTTATTGCTAAATATGTAGGAGGAAAGGAGATCTGA